Proteins encoded within one genomic window of Bermanella sp. WJH001:
- a CDS encoding DUF2970 domain-containing protein — translation MNNKNKVGFFTALLSIMAAAFGVQKRQNMERDLKATNPMIYVIAAIAFVLIFIGAIIMVVSLVVPSNLQ, via the coding sequence CAATAAAAATAAAGTAGGCTTTTTCACCGCATTGCTCAGTATCATGGCCGCCGCGTTTGGCGTACAAAAACGTCAGAACATGGAGCGTGATCTTAAGGCCACCAACCCCATGATTTATGTCATTGCTGCCATTGCCTTTGTCCTGATATTCATCGGCGCCATCATTATGGTTGTCAGCTTGGTGGTACCAAGCAATTTACAATAA
- a CDS encoding DUF6351 family protein, with protein sequence MKTALIVLAVILICTTSLGVFYDRLEQRFLPKTSGLLVLNTPDNFTVEKNLKSYTGLHPRLIDRPNETFPFPIPLDASGPVEPLFAGANQYPFICDTEHSNLGQPLVDNQEKHGIAVYRVNEKQKKTKEIIGYSKDCRLPTRIQYYVKDVHDHGFIKVDDLLALKQETQQIIRIETGTINRFIYVLAVPVNKQDLPEAFNSSKWNQKLLYRFKGGVGVGRKQGNVNIDKLLYEHEKQLQQGYAVAFSTGTQTSNHYDIWLSEDTALRVKRQFESRYGKPLYTIGVGGSGGAIQQYLLAQNHPGIIDGAIPLYSYPDMVTQVTYALDCELLEYYFDEVSQNEQWQNWPLRTAVQGSLALQGYKNKYGNLQGIAAMLNGDFSKMPTGASECTNGWRGPSHLINNPKFFADYHEVSEPTFKQFDWSHWGDLHRVYGTDANGYGRRFWGNDGVQYGLLSLRNGELSIDEFVQLNQKVGGWKALPDMENDRFWHISGDTSLSRLTLWSQHNMTHDGRIAKAKRTQGDAAAAKAAYDAGLVFLGVADIPIIDLRHYLDHKLDMHHSVASFTARKRIEYASGSSEHQLIWMMEKDDSLSRKELIRSLPIDDALRVLDQWLFNIKANPDLSLVQNRPAGASDRCYDKDNNIIDDSAGTWDGLWNQKVPGPCQQRFPHYTQSRYMAGESLYSDTLYCEKQPVARAIASGMYGDRFMKPYQVQLEQVFPNGVCKYPQGVNPRVSELVKELRQKKVKLSAAGA encoded by the coding sequence ATGAAAACAGCTCTGATAGTACTTGCCGTTATATTGATATGCACCACAAGTTTAGGTGTCTTCTATGACCGCCTTGAGCAGCGTTTTCTACCTAAAACCAGTGGTTTACTGGTTTTAAACACACCGGATAACTTTACGGTGGAAAAAAATCTAAAAAGTTACACCGGTTTGCACCCTAGACTCATTGATCGCCCAAATGAAACCTTTCCATTTCCCATTCCACTTGATGCATCAGGTCCTGTTGAGCCACTGTTTGCGGGCGCTAATCAATACCCTTTTATTTGTGATACTGAGCATAGTAACTTGGGGCAGCCGCTAGTAGACAATCAAGAAAAACATGGGATTGCTGTCTATCGCGTTAATGAAAAACAAAAGAAAACCAAAGAGATTATTGGTTATAGCAAAGACTGTCGCCTACCAACGCGTATTCAATATTATGTTAAAGATGTGCATGATCACGGCTTTATTAAAGTTGATGACTTATTGGCGTTAAAACAAGAAACTCAACAAATTATTCGCATCGAAACCGGAACCATTAATCGATTTATTTATGTACTGGCGGTGCCCGTTAATAAACAAGATTTGCCAGAGGCGTTTAACAGCAGTAAATGGAATCAAAAATTATTGTATCGCTTTAAAGGGGGAGTGGGTGTTGGGCGTAAGCAAGGCAATGTGAATATTGATAAGTTATTGTATGAACATGAAAAGCAGTTACAGCAAGGGTATGCTGTGGCGTTTAGTACCGGCACACAAACCAGTAATCACTATGATATTTGGTTAAGTGAAGATACAGCGTTAAGAGTTAAGCGTCAGTTTGAGAGCCGTTATGGCAAGCCCTTATACACTATTGGGGTTGGTGGTTCTGGTGGTGCCATTCAGCAATATTTATTGGCGCAAAATCATCCTGGCATTATAGATGGCGCGATTCCGTTATATTCATATCCAGACATGGTGACGCAAGTTACCTACGCCCTTGATTGTGAGTTGTTAGAATATTATTTTGATGAGGTTAGCCAAAACGAGCAGTGGCAAAATTGGCCGTTGCGCACCGCTGTGCAAGGCAGCCTAGCCTTACAAGGTTATAAAAATAAGTATGGCAATTTACAAGGTATTGCCGCCATGCTTAATGGTGATTTTAGTAAAATGCCAACAGGTGCTAGTGAGTGCACTAATGGTTGGCGGGGCCCTTCACACTTAATAAACAATCCGAAATTTTTTGCAGACTACCATGAAGTTTCAGAACCCACCTTTAAGCAGTTTGACTGGAGTCATTGGGGGGACTTACATCGTGTTTATGGTACCGATGCCAACGGATATGGTCGTCGATTCTGGGGGAATGATGGCGTTCAGTATGGCTTGTTATCATTGCGCAATGGAGAATTAAGCATTGATGAGTTTGTCCAGCTTAACCAAAAGGTGGGTGGTTGGAAGGCTTTACCAGACATGGAAAACGATCGTTTTTGGCATATCAGTGGTGATACATCGTTAAGTCGTTTAACGCTTTGGTCGCAGCATAATATGACCCATGATGGACGCATCGCAAAAGCAAAAAGAACCCAGGGTGATGCCGCAGCTGCAAAGGCGGCTTATGATGCGGGCTTGGTGTTTTTAGGTGTGGCGGACATTCCCATTATAGATTTGCGCCATTATCTCGACCATAAATTAGATATGCATCATTCAGTGGCTTCATTTACCGCACGTAAGCGCATCGAATACGCATCAGGCAGTAGCGAGCATCAATTAATTTGGATGATGGAAAAAGATGACAGTCTATCTCGTAAAGAACTGATTCGTAGCTTGCCAATTGATGATGCGTTGCGGGTGTTGGACCAATGGTTATTTAATATAAAAGCAAACCCTGATTTATCCCTTGTGCAAAATCGACCCGCGGGGGCCAGTGATCGCTGTTATGACAAGGATAATAATATTATTGATGACAGTGCGGGCACTTGGGATGGTTTGTGGAATCAAAAAGTTCCTGGGCCATGCCAGCAACGTTTCCCGCATTATACTCAGTCTCGGTATATGGCTGGTGAGAGCTTGTATTCCGACACCTTATACTGTGAAAAACAACCCGTCGCGCGTGCGATTGCATCGGGAATGTATGGTGATCGTTTTATGAAACCCTATCAAGTTCAGCTAGAGCAGGTTTTCCCCAACGGCGTGTGCAAATATCCTCAGGGCGTCAATCCAAGGGTCAGTGAATTAGTGAAAGAGCTTCGCCAAAAAAAGGTTAAGCTTAGTGCAGCAGGTGCGTAA
- the prmC gene encoding peptide chain release factor N(5)-glutamine methyltransferase: MSISIKQALTEGQQFISQSDTAALDAELILLHALNAHRNILFTDPDKRLTQDEYALYQTLLQRRENGEPVAYIIGEQGFWDLMLNVAPHTLIPRADTESLIDWVLEQNVQPKRILDLGTGTGAIALALAKEFPGAQVIGVDLIPQAVELANSNKAKNNINNVQFFQSSWFENVPQEPFDLIVSNPPYIDERDEHLSQGDVRFEPASALIASQQGLSDLYLIARQAQEYLTQQGCLLMEHGWQQAQHVSDYLKQQGYVKVASGRDLAGQWRFSFGFKAQR, translated from the coding sequence ATGTCTATTAGCATTAAACAGGCCCTCACTGAGGGCCAACAATTCATCTCCCAAAGTGATACCGCCGCACTGGATGCAGAGCTCATTTTACTGCATGCATTAAATGCTCACCGAAATATCTTATTTACTGATCCCGATAAACGTCTCACTCAAGATGAGTACGCCTTGTATCAAACATTACTGCAGCGTCGTGAAAATGGAGAGCCCGTGGCTTACATTATTGGTGAGCAGGGTTTCTGGGATTTAATGCTCAATGTTGCCCCTCATACTTTAATTCCTCGAGCCGACACTGAATCGTTAATTGATTGGGTGTTAGAACAAAACGTGCAGCCAAAGCGTATTTTAGATTTAGGAACAGGTACCGGTGCCATTGCATTAGCGTTAGCCAAAGAGTTTCCAGGTGCTCAGGTGATCGGTGTGGATTTAATCCCTCAAGCGGTTGAACTTGCGAATAGCAATAAAGCCAAAAACAATATTAATAATGTTCAGTTTTTTCAAAGCAGTTGGTTTGAAAACGTGCCACAAGAGCCCTTTGATCTTATTGTGAGTAACCCACCTTATATTGACGAGCGGGATGAGCACTTATCTCAAGGGGACGTGCGCTTTGAACCGGCATCCGCATTAATTGCATCACAGCAAGGGTTGTCAGATTTATATTTGATTGCACGACAAGCACAAGAGTATTTAACTCAACAAGGGTGTTTGTTAATGGAACACGGCTGGCAACAAGCACAACACGTAAGCGATTATTTAAAGCAGCAAGGTTATGTAAAAGTAGCAAGCGGTCGAGATTTAGCCGGCCAGTGGCGCTTTAGTTTTGGCTTTAAAGCTCAGCGTTAA
- the prfA gene encoding peptide chain release factor 1, whose product MKDSVKTKLETLAERYEEIGHLLSDASVISNQDRFRTLSKEYAEIEPVVKAFEEYSDAESNLEEAHILIQDPDPEMREMGQEELKSAKAEIERLESALQVLLLPKDPNDGKNVIVEIRAGTGGDEAAIFSGDLFRMYTKYSEKRGWRFEVMNSNEGDHGGYKEIILRIAGDAVYSQLKFESGAHRVQRVPATESQGRVHTSACTVAVMPEVEDEAEVDINKADLKIDTFRASGAGGQHVNKTDSAIRITHIPTGFVVECQDERSQHKNRARAMSILATRLNDAIAQKAQAEQAAERKSLVGSGDRSERIRTYNYPQGRVSDHRINLTLYKLDELMEGDLDSVIQPLIQEHQAEMLANMGVEN is encoded by the coding sequence ATGAAAGATTCAGTTAAAACAAAATTAGAAACCCTTGCTGAACGCTACGAAGAAATCGGCCATCTATTAAGTGATGCCAGCGTAATTAGTAATCAAGATCGTTTTCGTACTCTGTCAAAAGAATACGCTGAGATTGAGCCTGTGGTAAAAGCATTTGAAGAGTATTCAGATGCCGAAAGTAATCTTGAAGAAGCCCATATTTTAATTCAAGACCCAGACCCTGAAATGCGCGAAATGGGTCAAGAAGAATTAAAGTCAGCCAAAGCTGAAATTGAACGCTTAGAAAGTGCGTTGCAAGTTTTGTTATTACCAAAAGATCCGAATGACGGCAAAAACGTTATTGTTGAAATTCGTGCCGGTACCGGTGGTGATGAGGCGGCGATTTTTTCGGGCGATTTATTCCGCATGTATACCAAGTATTCAGAAAAACGCGGCTGGCGCTTTGAGGTGATGAACTCCAATGAAGGGGATCATGGCGGTTATAAAGAAATCATTTTACGCATTGCCGGTGATGCTGTTTACAGCCAGTTGAAATTTGAATCAGGTGCGCACCGTGTGCAGCGTGTACCTGCAACCGAAAGCCAAGGTCGCGTGCATACTTCGGCTTGTACTGTGGCGGTGATGCCAGAAGTCGAAGATGAAGCTGAAGTGGATATCAACAAAGCGGATCTTAAAATCGACACATTCCGCGCAAGTGGTGCAGGTGGCCAGCACGTTAACAAAACCGATTCGGCTATTCGTATTACCCACATACCAACTGGGTTTGTGGTGGAGTGTCAGGACGAACGTTCGCAGCATAAAAACCGCGCCCGTGCCATGTCGATTCTAGCGACGCGCTTAAACGATGCCATCGCGCAAAAAGCACAAGCCGAACAAGCTGCCGAGCGTAAAAGCTTAGTCGGCAGTGGTGATCGTTCAGAACGTATTCGTACCTATAACTACCCACAAGGTCGTGTGAGTGATCACCGCATTAACTTAACCTTGTACAAATTGGATGAGTTAATGGAAGGGGATTTGGATTCTGTCATCCAGCCACTTATTCAAGAGCATCAAGCTGAAATGCTGGCAAACATGGGTGTGGAAAACTAA
- the hemA gene encoding glutamyl-tRNA reductase — MTLLTLGINHKTAPVAVREKVAFAADHLPAQLRQVNASHGVDEIAILSTCNRTELYFTAKDDDPRTLLSWLEQVHGVPLEQLQTCHYALKDEEAVQHIMRVASGLDSLILGEPQILGQMKSAYAVAQEAGTIGPELDRLFRQTFSVAKQVRTDTAIGENPVSVAYAAVNLAQRIFSDLSTSRALLVGAGETIDLVARHLVDAGVKDIIVANRTLERAEALAEQFGAKAILLSEIPDALYKADIVIASTASPLPILGKGAVERALKKRKHAPMFMVDIAVPRDIEAEVGDLNDVYLYTVDDLKDIIEENVRQREHAAQDAVEIIEAGSAAFMRQLRTLDAVTTLKAFRQHAEHIRNQELEKAVKRLQKGDDAQAVVATLANMLTNKLIHQPTVQMREASSVGRKEVMTWVQELYQLSDSDLNEES; from the coding sequence ATGACGTTATTGACCCTAGGTATTAACCATAAGACCGCTCCTGTGGCGGTTCGCGAAAAAGTGGCCTTTGCAGCGGACCATTTACCCGCCCAATTAAGGCAGGTGAATGCTAGTCATGGTGTGGATGAAATTGCCATTTTATCCACCTGTAATCGCACCGAGCTCTACTTTACGGCCAAAGATGATGATCCTCGCACGCTGCTGAGTTGGCTTGAGCAGGTCCATGGTGTTCCTTTAGAGCAGCTGCAAACCTGTCATTATGCCCTTAAAGACGAAGAAGCCGTTCAGCATATTATGCGCGTGGCCAGCGGTTTAGATAGCTTAATATTAGGCGAGCCTCAAATTTTAGGGCAAATGAAAAGCGCCTACGCGGTGGCTCAGGAAGCCGGCACCATTGGGCCTGAGCTAGACCGCTTATTCCGCCAGACATTCAGTGTGGCCAAACAAGTGCGTACCGATACCGCCATTGGGGAGAACCCAGTATCGGTGGCTTATGCGGCGGTTAACCTTGCTCAGCGCATATTTTCTGATTTATCCACAAGCCGAGCCCTCTTGGTGGGTGCCGGTGAAACCATTGATCTGGTTGCCAGACACCTAGTAGATGCAGGTGTTAAAGATATTATTGTGGCCAACCGAACACTAGAACGTGCCGAAGCATTGGCAGAACAATTTGGCGCAAAAGCCATATTGCTGTCTGAAATACCGGATGCACTTTATAAAGCCGATATTGTGATTGCGTCCACGGCAAGTCCACTGCCCATCTTGGGTAAAGGGGCGGTAGAGCGTGCACTTAAAAAGCGTAAACACGCTCCCATGTTTATGGTGGATATTGCAGTTCCTCGGGATATTGAAGCAGAAGTTGGTGACTTAAATGATGTGTACTTGTACACGGTTGATGATTTAAAAGACATCATTGAAGAAAACGTGCGCCAACGTGAACATGCCGCTCAAGATGCAGTAGAAATAATTGAGGCAGGTAGCGCAGCATTCATGCGACAATTGCGCACCCTAGATGCAGTCACCACACTCAAGGCATTTCGCCAGCACGCCGAGCACATACGTAATCAAGAATTAGAGAAAGCGGTTAAACGCTTACAAAAAGGGGATGACGCACAGGCGGTTGTGGCCACGTTAGCCAATATGCTCACGAACAAGTTAATACACCAACCGACCGTTCAAATGCGCGAAGCCAGTAGTGTTGGGCGCAAAGAAGTCATGACTTGGGTTCAGGAGCTGTATCAGCTATCTGACTCCGATTTAAATGAAGAAAGTTAA
- a CDS encoding tetratricopeptide repeat protein: MINRLMFAPLFSLLLLGAQSFAAVQDDTGDDLEPTNYSVNTFYALLVAEMAGQRQLYDVALGNYLLESHRTQDAGVTARATQIAQFIGADQAALDAATLWVKLDPKNPLAQQALSSELVKAARFSESALHLQKALDLDPLLNVNFISLLGVDMSEGSRELWLESLTPLVSRYKANQALLFNIASLHQQQQNYDDALNICSELLKQHPEFYPAWSLKSRLLATQEKFDDAIKTINAALKHFKDDKSFLLLKARLLIKNKEIEKASDTFYKLHTANPHDAQILLPLALTQLEQKKYDDAKLSLQKLLNLHQMQSEAHYYLARIEQYNGNDKAALNHYLAMKGGREYLAAQGAIINIYLTQKDSDKALAHVRQQRTIDNENQQAYFLMEVDILNRTGQYDASLTVLNAALNAYQDSTDLRYSRAMVAEKLGNMKQLEKDLEHIISLEPDNATALNALGYTLADRSTRLDEAQALIEKALTIAPKDPAILDSLGWVYFRLGKLKDALDLLQQAFAMFPDAEVAAHLGEVLWAMGDKLEAKDVWRKALEKTPDSQILKDTLLRLEVDL; the protein is encoded by the coding sequence ATGATTAACCGTTTAATGTTCGCCCCACTATTTAGCCTATTGCTCTTAGGGGCGCAAAGCTTTGCTGCTGTGCAGGATGACACCGGTGATGACCTAGAACCTACTAATTATAGTGTAAATACTTTTTATGCATTATTAGTGGCGGAAATGGCCGGTCAGCGCCAACTTTATGATGTGGCGCTAGGTAATTACTTATTAGAGTCCCACCGAACCCAAGATGCAGGGGTCACCGCCAGAGCCACTCAAATTGCCCAATTTATTGGTGCCGACCAAGCCGCTTTGGATGCCGCCACATTATGGGTCAAGCTCGACCCTAAAAACCCGCTGGCTCAACAGGCCTTAAGTTCTGAGTTAGTAAAAGCCGCCCGATTTAGTGAGTCAGCCCTGCACTTACAAAAAGCGTTGGATCTTGATCCGCTGCTCAATGTGAACTTTATTAGCTTGCTGGGTGTGGATATGAGCGAAGGCTCAAGAGAATTATGGCTAGAATCGTTAACCCCTTTGGTTTCTCGTTATAAAGCCAATCAAGCTTTACTGTTCAATATTGCAAGCCTTCATCAGCAGCAACAGAATTACGATGACGCACTTAATATTTGCAGCGAACTACTCAAGCAACACCCAGAGTTTTATCCAGCGTGGTCATTAAAGTCTCGCCTGCTTGCCACGCAAGAAAAATTTGACGATGCCATTAAAACCATTAATGCCGCACTAAAACACTTTAAAGATGATAAGTCGTTTCTATTATTAAAAGCCCGTCTATTAATCAAAAATAAAGAGATTGAGAAGGCCAGCGATACCTTTTATAAACTGCATACTGCTAACCCACATGATGCTCAAATCCTTCTGCCTTTGGCACTGACACAACTTGAACAAAAAAAATACGATGACGCCAAACTGTCTTTACAAAAACTGTTAAACCTTCATCAAATGCAAAGTGAGGCCCATTATTACCTTGCACGTATAGAGCAATATAATGGCAACGACAAAGCCGCGCTCAATCATTACCTTGCCATGAAAGGTGGCCGTGAGTACTTAGCGGCACAAGGGGCCATCATCAATATTTACCTGACACAAAAAGACAGTGATAAAGCCCTTGCCCATGTTCGACAGCAGCGCACCATTGATAACGAAAACCAACAAGCTTACTTTTTAATGGAAGTGGATATTTTAAATCGTACCGGTCAGTACGACGCGTCACTAACCGTACTTAACGCAGCACTTAATGCTTACCAAGACAGCACTGACTTGCGTTATTCACGCGCAATGGTGGCCGAAAAATTAGGCAACATGAAGCAGCTTGAAAAAGATCTTGAGCACATCATCAGCCTTGAGCCTGACAACGCAACCGCATTAAACGCACTGGGTTACACCCTTGCCGACCGCAGCACTCGGCTTGACGAAGCGCAGGCATTAATTGAAAAAGCCTTAACAATTGCACCAAAAGATCCTGCTATTTTAGATAGTCTTGGCTGGGTGTATTTTCGCCTGGGTAAGCTAAAAGACGCTCTGGACTTACTCCAACAAGCTTTTGCCATGTTTCCTGATGCTGAAGTTGCCGCTCATTTAGGGGAAGTTCTGTGGGCAATGGGTGACAAACTAGAAGCTAAAGATGTGTGGCGCAAAGCCCTTGAAAAAACCCCTGACAGCCAAATCCTCAAAGACACCTTATTGCGATTAGAAGTAGACCTATAA
- the lolB gene encoding lipoprotein insertase outer membrane protein LolB, which translates to MLKHLFTLALCQCLLACSITPTNENQESWSISGKIGVTTPSQTVAGFIEWKQDNDDFDIYVSGPLSAGSTRIQGNIASISLTQGGKTVEGINPQQLIYQELGWFFPIENLPFWLKGKAAPYSKATQETDEDDTLTQIQQDNWKVDFLRYNDFYDLPERIRISQGQWKFLIVIKHWSFG; encoded by the coding sequence ATGTTAAAACACCTTTTTACACTGGCACTTTGCCAGTGTTTGCTAGCCTGTAGCATAACACCCACCAATGAAAATCAAGAATCATGGAGCATCAGTGGCAAAATTGGTGTCACCACACCCTCCCAAACAGTGGCCGGCTTCATTGAATGGAAACAAGACAACGATGACTTTGATATTTACGTCAGTGGCCCGCTTTCTGCTGGCAGTACTCGTATACAAGGCAACATTGCCAGCATCAGTTTGACGCAAGGTGGCAAAACCGTAGAGGGCATTAATCCACAGCAACTTATTTACCAAGAGCTGGGTTGGTTTTTTCCGATTGAAAATTTACCGTTTTGGCTAAAGGGCAAGGCTGCACCTTATTCAAAAGCCACTCAAGAAACCGATGAAGATGATACTTTAACTCAAATTCAACAAGACAACTGGAAAGTGGATTTCTTACGCTACAACGACTTTTATGATCTACCCGAACGCATTCGCATTAGCCAAGGGCAATGGAAGTTTTTGATTGTGATCAAACACTGGAGCTTTGGTTAA
- a CDS encoding TonB family protein: MLIKIILCALLGFSIIQNSVALELNGIGSYTQLRKEFYIGALYLTEKSNNPESIHASGTSKRMALKVTTKRWSPRRWSLQWQNDIAINNTAEGSSELTDQLLMFTGFLEDNLIIGDEITVDYISTVGTIIKINGVNIIETNTAELFNTLVNAWIGKLPPSGEFKDGILGDNTSEHNALLTRYNSVSYGASRSQMVSSWITARKNAILAEQREKELIEQAKLDRAKKAREKAKNEAEAAALLLAQQQAEIERAKTYQPPKKIAKKKVITQKKKIASAAPKKSQSKSKEAIAAENKYYLELYRWELIREIRNAVEYPAWAKKFGQKGDVTLNFSVNRQAEVSNIKGDNADVSDLLVAELNRAILAVSPFILPPDALPGNSWPMSITYIFDPKSDKQPYIKKPKLPDSLNNTKALSRAEYKTTLSKYIDDVKAMINDQIEYPVWAKNLNQKGSVEIDVVITEDGEISEIIDKNISRHETLNKEVRDAIRDSEPFPPIPSRLNIDSTTITIKHNFK, from the coding sequence ATGCTTATTAAAATTATACTGTGTGCCCTGCTTGGTTTTTCGATTATCCAAAATAGTGTCGCCTTAGAACTAAATGGAATTGGATCTTATACTCAACTGCGCAAAGAGTTTTATATTGGGGCATTATATTTAACTGAAAAATCTAATAACCCAGAGTCCATTCATGCCAGCGGCACCAGCAAACGCATGGCCCTTAAAGTGACCACCAAACGCTGGAGCCCCAGACGCTGGTCACTGCAATGGCAAAATGATATTGCCATTAATAACACCGCAGAAGGCAGCAGCGAACTTACCGATCAATTATTAATGTTTACCGGATTTTTAGAAGACAACCTCATCATAGGTGATGAAATCACTGTGGATTATATTTCGACAGTGGGCACCATTATAAAAATAAATGGGGTAAACATTATCGAAACAAACACGGCAGAATTATTTAATACCCTAGTCAATGCCTGGATAGGCAAGCTGCCCCCGTCTGGTGAATTTAAAGACGGTATTCTTGGTGATAATACTAGCGAACATAATGCACTATTAACTCGCTATAATTCGGTATCCTACGGTGCAAGCAGATCACAAATGGTATCTTCTTGGATAACCGCGCGTAAAAATGCAATATTGGCTGAGCAACGTGAAAAAGAATTAATCGAACAAGCCAAGCTAGATAGAGCCAAAAAAGCCAGAGAAAAGGCTAAAAACGAAGCAGAAGCCGCAGCATTACTATTGGCACAACAACAAGCTGAAATAGAAAGAGCAAAAACGTATCAGCCACCTAAAAAAATCGCCAAGAAAAAAGTCATCACCCAAAAGAAAAAAATAGCGAGCGCAGCACCTAAAAAGTCACAATCTAAAAGTAAAGAAGCGATTGCCGCAGAGAACAAATACTACCTAGAGTTATACCGATGGGAATTAATTCGTGAAATACGCAATGCCGTTGAATACCCTGCTTGGGCGAAAAAATTTGGGCAAAAAGGCGATGTGACACTCAATTTTTCAGTCAATAGACAGGCGGAAGTCAGTAACATCAAAGGTGACAATGCGGATGTATCTGATTTATTAGTAGCTGAACTCAATCGAGCCATACTCGCGGTTTCCCCGTTTATTTTACCCCCAGATGCTTTACCCGGTAATAGCTGGCCCATGAGCATTACCTATATTTTTGATCCAAAGTCAGATAAACAGCCTTACATAAAAAAACCCAAATTACCTGATTCATTGAATAATACAAAAGCCTTGAGTCGTGCTGAATACAAGACAACCCTAAGCAAGTACATTGATGATGTTAAAGCCATGATTAACGATCAAATTGAATACCCTGTTTGGGCTAAAAACTTAAATCAAAAAGGCAGCGTTGAGATTGATGTGGTTATTACAGAAGATGGTGAGATATCCGAAATCATTGATAAAAATATCAGTCGACATGAAACACTAAACAAAGAAGTCCGCGATGCTATTCGAGACTCAGAACCTTTTCCACCGATTCCAAGTCGTTTAAATATAGATAGCACGACCATTACAATTAAACATAATTTTAAGTAA
- the choV gene encoding choline ABC transporter ATP-binding protein: protein MIEIKNLDVVFGKKPDTALPLLDEGKDREQIRNETGLVVGVKNASLSVGRGEICVLMGLSGSGKSSLLRCINGLNPVARGEILIERNGEMMDFVSADGATQREICQHDIAMVFQKFALMPWLTVEENVAMPLEIQGMKKAEIKRRVDEQLEIVGLSEWRKLKPSELSGGMQQRVGLARALALETDILLMDEPFSALDPLIRSQLQDELLQLQEKLKKTIIFVSHDLDEALKLGNHIAIMKDGEIVQHGKPEDIVLNPENDYVRDFVAHTNPLNVLRATSIMRELRSLWDQSNGYCLNKKSDIWLDNDHKHVRYNGQSIPVHMWQEGDRVEQLRSVPVCVSAEMPIRDVMEIRYYTGYPVLIKENNEVKGVIGDRELYHTLLGKMLSDDD, encoded by the coding sequence ATGATTGAAATTAAAAATCTGGATGTTGTATTTGGTAAAAAACCAGACACGGCTTTACCGTTATTAGATGAAGGTAAAGATCGCGAACAAATCCGTAATGAAACCGGTCTTGTGGTGGGGGTTAAGAATGCCTCCCTAAGTGTGGGCCGTGGTGAAATTTGTGTATTAATGGGTTTGTCAGGCTCTGGTAAATCAAGCTTGCTGCGCTGCATAAATGGTTTAAACCCTGTTGCCCGTGGTGAAATTTTAATTGAGCGCAATGGCGAGATGATGGATTTTGTCAGTGCAGATGGCGCTACTCAGCGTGAAATTTGCCAGCACGATATTGCCATGGTGTTTCAAAAATTTGCACTTATGCCTTGGTTGACGGTTGAAGAAAATGTAGCCATGCCCCTTGAAATTCAAGGCATGAAAAAAGCAGAAATCAAACGCCGTGTTGATGAACAACTTGAAATCGTAGGTTTAAGCGAGTGGCGAAAACTAAAACCGTCAGAGTTATCTGGTGGCATGCAGCAGCGTGTGGGTTTAGCTCGTGCGTTAGCTCTTGAAACCGATATCTTATTAATGGATGAACCATTCTCTGCACTTGATCCATTAATACGCAGCCAGCTGCAAGATGAATTGCTGCAATTACAAGAGAAGCTGAAAAAAACCATTATTTTCGTGAGCCATGACTTAGATGAAGCGCTCAAGCTGGGTAATCACATTGCCATCATGAAAGATGGTGAAATTGTTCAGCATGGTAAACCAGAAGATATCGTACTCAATCCAGAAAATGATTACGTACGCGATTTTGTTGCGCACACCAATCCACTGAATGTATTGCGTGCAACGTCTATTATGCGAGAACTTCGTAGTTTATGGGATCAAAGTAACGGCTATTGCTTGAATAAAAAAAGCGATATCTGGCTGGATAATGACCATAAACACGTGCGTTATAACGGCCAGTCAATACCGGTGCACATGTGGCAAGAAGGTGACCGTGTTGAGCAATTACGATCAGTGCCTGTGTGTGTATCCGCCGAGATGCCAATCCGTGATGTCATGGAGATTCGATACTACACAGGTTACCCAGTTTTGATTAAAGAGAACAATGAGGTCAAAGGCGTGATTGGTGATCGTGAGTTGTACCATACGCTGCTGGGTAAAATGCTGTCTGATGATGATTAA